TGAAGAAATTATGGGACAGGAGTCCGATCCATTTGAAACAAGTGGCGACGTAGAAGATGATGAATATTTTCCAGATGAAGATGACTTCGGTGAAGCATCAGATATAGAACAGGAAATCGAGTTAGAGGCTGTTCTGGATGAAAACCATGATGATATTGTATAGAGAAGCTATCGCCCTTGAGGCTTCAACTACAATGGAATCATGCAGCACATCTATTACGGGTCGAAAGATGGTAGAAAGTGGAATTCAAATCCTCCACCACCTGGAAGGCCTCGTTGTCACAATGTTACAACTTTTACTCGTAAAGGGCCACTACGGGGAGCGTCACCGAGTCATAAAGCTCTTTTCAAGCTATTTCTGTCTCCTGAAATCGTAAGTATCATTGTGCGGGAAACCTACAGAAACGCCGTTGAAGCGTTTCGTCTATGGAATGAAAAGCATCCCAGTAATAAACAGCGTTCTTGGGTAATGACTGACGATGACGAAATGTATGCTTTTTTTGGGATGCTACTTATTGCTGGTGTATTCCACTCGAATTCTCAGCCAGCGAAAGAATTGTGGGCCAGCTACAATATGCCAATTTATAAGGCCACTATGTCATTGAATCGGTTCAAGAGCTTAACTACTTTCATCCGTTTCAATAACAGTGGTACTCGTGTTGAGAGGTTGAAGCAAAGCAAAACTGCTGCCCTGGACGATGTATGGCTCATGCTGATGGCCAATTTAGAGAAAGCATACACTCCGGATTGTCATGTAACCGTCGATGAACAGTTATTTCCATATCGTGGGCGCACTCGATTCACCCAATATATTCCGAGTAAGCCGGCAAAATATGGTATGAAAGTGTGGTGGATTTGTGACTCTGTTTCAAACTACCATTTGAAAGGTATAATTTATACTGGAAAACCACCAGGTGGCCAGCGAGAAACGAATCAAGGTGAACAGGTCGTTATGAAATTGATGCAAAATTATATGGACAGCGGTAGGACTGTTTATgctgacaattttttttcaacatacaACTTGGCAGAAATGTTGATGAATCGTAGAGTGGCTTTTGTCGGTAccgtaagaaaaaataagaccTTCATTCCGCATGAATTGCTTAACCCGAAGCGTGATGTTAAAAGCACTTTATTTTGTTATCACAATAATAATATCGGTCTGTGCTCGTATATGGCAAAGCCGAAAAAGCCAGTAATTATGTTATCCACTGCCCATTACCGTCAAAGCACCGATCCATTGAAAGGATTCAAGCCAGATCAAATTTTGGactacaataaatttaaagcgGGGGTAGATACAATGGATCAAATGTTGACGGGCTATTCGTGCAAACGCTCGACAAACCGTTGGCCACTGGCAATGTTTTGTAATATGCTGGATATTGCCGGTTTGGCCTCATTCATCATCTATGACGAGCTGAATACGGCAAAGTAGAGTGATAAGAGGCGCTCATTTATCATTGAATTGGCACGGCAGCTAGTTATTCCACATATGACGAAACGGGCGACTAACCCATTAGTATGGAGGTTTGCTCATATAAGACAAGCAATGAATCTTTTCAATATCAAGGTGAGTATGAATTAtatacacacctacatatatctCCGCGTATAAAGATATGTGTAAGCATGTATtcatatttactaatttaaaataaattatttcgctACTTTTAGGTACCGGAATCTTGTCCATCGACATCAGATGCAACACAGCAACAATCATATGCTCAAGTTGCTTCAAAACGGTCATCGTGCTACCAttgtgctgcttcttcttcgaaAAAGCGACGTAAAACTCGTTATAACTGCAGCAAATGTAATCGTCCCATATGTCTTAATGAACATTCCATGCAACTATATAGTTGTAAACCCAATTGCTCTTCATAATTAATACTAATCcgttcaaataaataaacaaaattatttttaaaacacttaCGGCATCATAAGGCACCGAACATCGGAGGGTTAATCCTGATAAAAAAATAGGACAGCTCAGTGCAAAATCTATTAGCGACATCTCTTGCATCTCCTGAATGTGAGAAAGTTATGCTATATTATAGAATAACtgaaatatattgttttaattactTGAAGTTACATCAACAAATAAATCAGGAGAATACATTTATACGAATAATTCACGTATCCATTATGTACGCCATACGAGTAAAACACATACTCTAGTACAAACAATCTGTCGTATTTATCATAGACATCAATCTCATATTGCCACAGGCTTACAGTTATACATCTGCAGCTTCTGGCTTTTTgaataaaatgtcataaaatgtGTATGTTGACTTCTCCATTTGTATAATAACCacagtatgtaaatataaaatagtaaaagcTGAAGTAATTAAAAAGCTGCTTGTCTTCTGCAATTCTCTTAAGCCAATTACACTGGTTGTGCAAGAATTCGTGAAGCAGCGGCAGATGAAACTTTTTTAAGTGGGTTAAAGCGATAAAAGTGCTAAAATATTGGCTAATGCTGGCAAAAAGTAGTGAAGTAATCAACTTAAGTATAAAGTATAAGAATTATTGCGGttttttggagattttttttgatataatgtatataatgtATCATTACGAAATTTGTAAGAGATCATGAATTTATTGCTAGAGACAtggataataatattatgaGATAAATTAGTTGTTAACTTatctaatataatttcaaatatgattttttctaGCAGTATAGTTTTCAGGACTTTTAtaaatcggatttagttcaaatatgcgccgtttcattGGATAgctctcgtagaagccccctctttatttgcgaagaactcgggcagccacttttcacaagcctattttgagttcaactttacactgctatgtccgggctatatggtggatgcatgtaacactacacccttcctgttggctaaTTCTGGACACCTttgtcgatcgcctgcttcaagggGTCTAGTTGTTCGCTGTAGatagtagaattaagcgtctggccatgtGGGAACAGGCcttagtggatgattcccttccaatcccaccaaacacacaacaaaccCCTACTGGCCGTCAActtcggcttggccactgtttgggacgaatcaccggccttcgaccacgaccgttttcgcttgatattgtcatatgtgatcCATGTTTACATgtatatccaaactaatcatgcatagcgtcgttttttaggttatgtcaaagttgtatagtattgccagatacgagctctgtaccGCTTTATTTGTAcgtagccgcgaaattcaaaagacaaaaagtcggatatttgacaaccttatatcaataaatgttattccGTGGACTCTTCTGAGCCTTTTCTAAATCCTTGAAGGTCCGGAGATCCATTTTACTAATCGaatctctatatatatttttcggacCTGGCCCTCATAGACTTTTCCTACTCTCAGATCTCAAGAAATGCTAGGAAAGATATGTTGCCATAAGAAGTAATCGCCTAGGTTGTGGCCTTTTGGAAAGAGAACGACAAATTGTCCTATGGAAAAGGTATTAATAGTTAAAAGATCGTAATAATATACTGTTAAACTCTCTCTCTAACTctaatcaccataatctacaaaaaaaaacttcgaaatagattagacttcgagttatggaaggtaatttgtatgaaatttgacttatattgccaattcaagagttcgagttatagaaatttgagttatggaagttcaactgtaaatcGGTGCACCACTCTCAAACAATTTATGGTTTTATGGATCGTCGTATTTGACGGACATCTTAATTGAGAAGTTATCGAGAAAGAATATTAAGGTCCTAAGGGTTTGGGTTGTTTTTGAGGTAAATACATGCTTTTTAAGAAGCTTTAGTAGCTAAAAGAagattgtaatttttatatatttcttgttcCCGTTACTATGTTTCGAACTAAATACCGAATGCacagaattttaattttcaccttTTTCCCATTacgttttcaatttaaaactctTTGGCTTATACAAATAGCGCGTGGAGTGGAGTATTTTAAAAACTCTGAATGGCCATTGGAAATTTGTTGCAACTTACAAATGAAAgcaatttgattgaatttaCAGAAAGTGCATTTATTTTAGTAACTCAACAAAACACGAAAATACCGAGGCGTCCACAACCCCCCGCCGTCACGGAGCTTTCGGTGGGTTTTATGTTCTCGTTTACGtttgagtttttgtttttgtttttgtttttgtttttgtttttgtttttgtttttgtttttgtttttgtttttgtgtagctGTATTCTGTAGCCAAAAGCAATTAACGTAACATAATCCGTCGAAAGCAATGGTGGCAAATGCATTGCAGCGCATTGCCGAACTTGCTACATACTACAGTTGCATACAAGTTGCAAGTTAAAtgtgtgtacaacaacaacaaatcaaacgTATATACAGCATGTTGTTGTCCACTTCCATGTCAGCAATGCCGGCAAACAACTCCTTCGCACCATGCAATTCATGtgtttattgctattgttgttgttgttgttgctgccacagtGGTTGCCACATTGGCCACAAAACGAAAGAGAATCGCACATCAGCTCAtcaattgtttttaattgatttgaaaaACTGCCACAAACAAATACTTTTGCACTTACACACGTGACCAACCAGCGACAACTCGCACACCACCACCTCTCAACAAGACCGGGCTTGTGGTGCACTGCTACTATTAAGTGCCATTGCGGCAACCGTGTATTCGTATACCCCGCAGCTCTGTTCCACCACACCGTTAGAGAAGCGGAAATTAGTTTTTCATGTACTTAAAAGCGTCAACGGTTCTGATTTGCTTGCCAGCGACAGGTGAATGTGAGCGATTTTGTGTGGGTTGACAAATTTAGtcgctttatttaatatttggccAGGCAATTTTATTGACATAtctaatttttggaataaatacGTTATTTATTACGgtggaatatatttttcatgctcTCGATACATTTGATTTTGGCATTTTCATTTCATCGGAAGCTTTTTTAAGTTCTTGTATTCAAAATTTGTGTGGTATGGTTCTGAGAGTTGCTACCAGATTGTTGATAAGTTCGGTACATAGGCGACACAATCTGTCAAGCTTCGACTTCATTCTCAAATTCCTGGATCCACGTATTCTAGAGCCCAATTTCGATGGTGTCTCAACGGCATGTTAATAAGAACTACTTGAGGAACGGACTACGATGCGCTTTTAATGGATGGATCGAAGCTTTAATCGTTGAAGCTTAGTGGGGGAGCCTACTGTTTGGAACCTTCCATCAACTCCAAATCTGGACTATCATAATTTTATTAGAGGTTTTCATCAATGTAGCAGCTGCTCCGGCTGGCTCTTTTAGAGTAGAGATATCCATTCGATAGCAACATCGTGTTCCTGACCTTCAGTTTACTGATCGTACGCTCGAAATCTGATGGGATTCCAAGAGAAGACATGAATTGAAAGTAGTGGCGTAGTTTCCTATATTTACGTCTCCATTGTCAGTCTTATAAACATTCCTTTAAACTGTTCGGGCAGCTGAACTTTTATAGCGAATTTTAAATCTGGACTTACGAACTTATTACAA
This portion of the Zeugodacus cucurbitae isolate PBARC_wt_2022May chromosome 3, idZeuCucr1.2, whole genome shotgun sequence genome encodes:
- the LOC128920105 gene encoding piggyBac transposable element-derived protein 4-like, coding for MDEVDVLTRLLRKLNAANVSPEERQRLQAQIEEIMGQESDPFETSGDVEDDEYFPDEDDFGEASDIEQEIELEAVLDENHDDIHIYYGSKDGRKWNSNPPPPGRPRCHNVTTFTRKGPLRGASPSHKALFKLFLSPEIVSIIVRETYRNAVEAFRLWNEKHPSNKQRSWVMTDDDEMYAFFGMLLIAGVFHSNSQPAKELWASYNMPIYKATMSLNRFKSLTTFIRFNNSGTRVERLKQSKTAALDDVWLMLMANLEKAYTPDCHVTVDEQLFPYRGRTRFTQYIPSKPAKYGMKVWWICDSVSNYHLKGIIYTGKPPGGQRETNQGEQVVMKLMQNYMDSGRTVYADNFFSTYNLAEMLMNRRVAFVGTVRKNKTFIPHELLNPKRDVKSTLFCYHNNNIGLCSYMAKPKKPVIMLSTAHYRQSTDPLKGFKPDQILDYNKFKAGVDTMDQMLTGYSCKRSTNRWPLAMFCNMLDIAGLASFIIYDELNTAK